The sequence ACGGTGCTGATCGAGGTCTCGCTCGACCGGCACGACCCGGAAGCGCTGGAGGGCTTCGGCAAGGCGATGGCGGAGATCCCGGAGGTGCTGGAGGTCTACCTGATGGCCGGCGACTGCGATTATTTCGTCAAGGTCGCGGCGAGCGGCACCAAGGGCGTTGAAGAGTTCCTGCGCGAGCGGCTGTTCCCGATCCCGGGCCTGCGCCATTCCAAGTCCAGCTTCTCGCTGCGCTGCCTGAAGAAGGTGACCTCCTGCGTGCCCGGTTGAGTTTTCCGGCGCTGAGGCGGGCGGGGCAGCTCAGCCTCGCGGCTCGCGGGTCAGCAGGGCGAGCACGAAGACGGCCCCCAGCGATGTGGTGACGATGCCGATGGGCAGTTCCTGCGGCGCCAGCAGGGTGCGCGCGGCAATGTCGCTGATCAGGAGCAGCCCGGCACCGGTTAGCGCGGCCACCGGCACGAAGCGCCCGTGCATCGGCCCGGCGAGCGCGCGCGCGATATGCGGCACCATCAGCCCGACGAAGCCGATCACGCCGCTGATCGATACGAAGGCGGCAGTCGCGAAGGCGCACACCAGAAACGTCGTGCGGCGCAGCGCCACCACGTCGACGCCGAGCGTGCGCGCGGTATCCTCGCCGGCCAGCAGCGCGTCGAAATTGCGGTGGCGGACGAAGGCGAAGGCAAGGATCGCGGCAAGGCCGACCGCCGCGATCGGCAACAGGTCCCAGCGGGCGAGGCCAAGGCCCCCCAGCGTCCAGAACAGCACGGAATGGGCGGCCCGCTGGTCGCCGGCAAAGACCAGATAGTTGGTCAGCGCCATGAACAGGAACGAGACCGCGAGCCCCGCCAGCACGAGCCGCGCCGGTCCCCGGTCGCCGAGCCGGGCGATCAGCGCCAGCACGATGACCGAGGCCGCC comes from Stappia sp. 28M-7 and encodes:
- a CDS encoding iron ABC transporter permease codes for the protein MRLALVLAVSLLAVIALLVAAVAIGSTPLPVRAVIDALAGGDGPTARIVMDLRLPRALLALLVGAGLGTVGCLLQTTTRNDLADPFLFGLSSGAAAGAVLVITVTGDLLGLWTLPLAAFAGGMAASVIVLALIARLGDRGPARLVLAGLAVSFLFMALTNYLVFAGDQRAAHSVLFWTLGGLGLARWDLLPIAAVGLAAILAFAFVRHRNFDALLAGEDTARTLGVDVVALRRTTFLVCAFATAAFVSISGVIGFVGLMVPHIARALAGPMHGRFVPVAALTGAGLLLISDIAARTLLAPQELPIGIVTTSLGAVFVLALLTREPRG